The following coding sequences lie in one Polyodon spathula isolate WHYD16114869_AA chromosome 37, ASM1765450v1, whole genome shotgun sequence genomic window:
- the LOC121304136 gene encoding zinc finger and BTB domain-containing protein 22-like encodes MMDQSSSSCSSTSHCLPSLPSKASMSSRLVHVDFPEVPVSLLESLNQQRLEGQLCDLSIHVQGQEFRAHRCVLAASSPYFHDQVLLKNVSSVVLPSVMDPLAFESVLGSAYTGRLSMLRDELINYVTVGSFLQMWHVVDKCTELLREGRGLLQSCQPPSNEQQSPSSTNYCSPPEGAGEAASQQQQGHLYSSAGHPSKYCRGDTREAGHSPPQDSDVIAGSSSIHNRSLPLQRSQYPQPSAGYADELALASSSVSNPRSRSRLDANAGLANLRTAGLAAGLGGRRSRSKSARSRYRCPEPLPSLSGRLGGRGRRGKAPSSQEGSELLLTCEEDGGGMERCREEEEEEDGGGKLHSDEGRGDNDEVDQSRSESLGEMMLREAEEMMAHHGHQTRGWSENQPQPIEAGAEVHAGLEQPSGLVREELEESEPDEAQSFPYQSPYHRSRIRHAQNPLGLQLSPYEPGLHPSSSGAGAPPSSPSPAPADQVPFCESSQDFVSTYDEIEEGTGQVSQRPLLAPPHSSGEQQEGGGFPGVADTPPLAGATYTGKVHLCHCGKAYTLKSMRDRHVKMQHLNLRPFACPVCAKTFKMKHHLTKHLKTHASLQPFECQLCGKKLMWRDSFLRHRGHCERLAAVEIAAGVKEEEEEEVDRGGLGYLLKEKEEEEGSGEGGFRQQDSFA; translated from the exons ATGATGGATCAGTCTTCTTCCAGCTGCAGCAGCACCAGTCACTGCCTTCCCAGTCTGCCCAGTAAGGCCAGTATGAGCAGCAGGCTGGTGCATGTGGATTTCCCCGAGGTGCCGGTGTCATTATTGGAGAGTCTGAACCAGCAGAGGCTGGAGGGGCAGCTGTGTGACCTGAGCATCCACGTGCAGGGCCAGGAGTTCAGGGCTCACCGCTGTGTGCTGGCAGCTTCCTCGCCGTACTTCCACGACCAG GTCCTCTTGAAGAACGTCTCCTCTGTGGTCCTCCCCTCTGTCATGGACCCCCTGGCCTTCGAGAGTGTGCTGGGCTCCGCCTACACGGGCAGACTGAGCATGCTCAGGGACGAGCTCATCAATTACGTGACGGTGGGCAGCTTCCTGCAGATGTGGCATGTGGTGGACAAGTGTACAGAGCTGCTGAGGGAGGGCAGGGGGCTCCTGCAGAGCTGCCAGCCCCCCAGCAACGAGCAGCAGTCCCCCAGCAGCACCAACTACTGCAGCCCACCAGAGGGTGCCGGCGAAGCAGCCAGCCAACAGCAACAGGGCCACCTCTACAGCAGCGCCGGTCACCCCAGTAAGTATTGCCGGGGTGACACGAGAGAGGCGGGCCATTCGCCCCCCCAGGACAGTGATGTCATTGCAGGCTCCTCCAGTATTCACAACCGCTCCCTCCCACTCCAGCGCTCCCAGTATCCCCAGCCGTCCGCCGGCTACGCAGACGAGCTTGCCCTGGCCAGCAGCAGTGTCAGTAACCCCCGATCCAGGTCCCGCCTTGACGCGAACGCGGGTTTGGCTAACTTACGTACCGCTGGCCTGGCTGCAGGGCTCGGGGGGAGGCGCAGCCGCAGCAAGAGTGCAAGGAGCCGGTACCGCTGCCCAGAGCCCCTCCCCTCGCTGTCTGGCAGGCTGGGAGGCAGGGGGAGGAGAGGCAAGGCCCCCAGCTCACAGGAGGGGAGCGAGCTGCTGCTGACCTGTGAGGAGGACGGAGGAGGGATGGAGAGatgcagggaggaggaggaagaagaggatggGGGCGGGAAGCTCCACAGTGATGAGGGGAGGGGTGATAATGATGAAGTTGATCAGAGTCGCAGTGAGTCTCTGGGAGAGATGATGCTGAGAGAGGCCGAGGAGATGATGGCCCACCATGGCCACCAGACCAGGGGCTGGAGTGAGAATCAGCCCCAGCCGATTGAAGCCGGAGCAGAGGTGCATGCAG GTCTCGAGCAGCCATCCGGTCTGGTTAGAGAAGAGCTGGAGGAATCTGAACCAGATGAAGCTCAATCCTTCCCTTACCAAAGTCCGTACCACCGGAGCAGAATCCGACACGCGCAGAACCCCCTGGGTCTCCAACTGAGCCCGTACGAGCCGGGCCTGCACCCCAGCAGCAGTGGTGCCGGCGCacctccctcctcccccagccCCGCTCCTGCTGACCAGGTGCCTTTCTGCGAGTCCTCCCAGGACTTTGTCTCTACGTATGACGAAATCGAGGAGGGGACAGGGCAGGTGTCCCAGCGCCCGCTCCTTGCCCCTCCCCACTCCTCCGGGGAGCAGCAAGAAGGGGGCGGGTTCCCAGGTGTGGCCGACACCCCACCGCTCGCCGGCGCCACCTACACTGGCAAGGTGCACCTGTGCCACTGCGGCAAGGCCTACACCCTGAAGAGCATGCGGGACCGGCATGTGAAGATGCAGCACCTGAATCTGCGGCCCTTCGCCTGCCCCGTCTGCGCCAAGACCTTCAAGATGAAGCACCACCTCACCAAGCACCTGAAGACTCACGCCAGCCTGCAGCCCTTCGAGTGCCAGCTCTGTGGCAAGAAGCTCATGTGGAGGGACAGCTTCCTGCGGCACCGCGGCCACTGCGAGAGGCTGGCTGCAGTGGAGATTGCAGCCGgagtgaaggaggaggaggaggaggaggttgaCCGGGGGGGGCTGGGTTACCTGctgaaggagaaggaggaggaggaggggagcggAGAGGGGGGGTTCAGGCAGCAAGACTCCTTTGCTTGA